One genomic window of Trichlorobacter lovleyi includes the following:
- a CDS encoding nucleotidyltransferase family protein, with product MAHVTPFDTTIINFMKAHGAVKVGVFGSYARGEARIDSDLDLMVWFAEQKSLLGVIRLERELSEMLGIKIDLLTEQAISPYLVDRIRQELKVIEA from the coding sequence ATGGCACACGTTACGCCGTTTGATACCACCATAATCAATTTTATGAAGGCACATGGTGCCGTAAAGGTTGGTGTGTTCGGTTCATATGCCCGCGGTGAGGCTCGCATTGACAGCGACCTTGATCTTATGGTCTGGTTTGCTGAGCAAAAAAGCCTACTTGGCGTTATCCGGCTAGAGCGAGAGCTGTCTGAGATGCTGGGTATAAAAATTGATCTTTTGACAGAGCAGGCCATCAGCCCATATCTGGTTGATCGAATCAGGCAAGAGTTAAAGGTGATTGAAGCATGA
- a CDS encoding MotA/TolQ/ExbB proton channel family protein codes for MKIILLWVCFGLCIIGGMVLQGISVGVLLQPAAMVIILLPVLVYLLYSYGSGLPSFTARLLKQELLDTDQAVLDTVISLGFVFGTISMVAGMVMTMANLSDSSKLGAGIAMSFISAIYGATPAVLLLPLRSNATPAGNNAAKAGGYMAVTAFMLAANVMTVLYALGR; via the coding sequence ATGAAAATCATCTTGTTATGGGTTTGCTTTGGTCTTTGCATCATTGGCGGAATGGTGTTGCAGGGTATATCTGTCGGTGTGCTGCTGCAGCCGGCCGCAATGGTGATTATATTGCTGCCGGTACTGGTGTATCTGCTGTACAGCTATGGCAGCGGGTTGCCTAGTTTTACAGCCCGTCTGCTGAAACAGGAACTGCTGGATACAGATCAGGCTGTGCTTGATACGGTGATCAGTCTGGGGTTTGTCTTTGGAACCATCAGTATGGTGGCTGGCATGGTAATGACCATGGCTAACCTGTCAGATAGCAGCAAACTGGGGGCAGGAATTGCCATGTCATTTATCAGCGCGATCTATGGCGCTACCCCGGCAGTCTTACTGCTACCGCTGCGTAGCAATGCCACGCCTGCCGGGAATAACGCGGCAAAAGCCGGGGGCTATATGGCTGTTACTGCCTTTATGCTGGCTGCAAATGTCATGACGGTGCTGTATGCGTTGGGAAGGTAG
- a CDS encoding ABC transporter substrate-binding protein codes for MLIAALGLLALLPLSVEAYEVLILQSSRAPAYDEALKGIRSVHRFTERLLVLSDYMDVDLQRIAREDHPLLIIALGDNAYLSARKIRQIPVVVLMAPNYRGGSGGHPALTGIELHLPPERYLTVFNAMGLKRVGIIGNPVKSGHYIRLIQQSAPRYGIEPIVREVSSPREVTGQLASLRGEIDALWLLPDDTAVTRETTDAYFLFSMQQQVPVVAFSSAYLQSGAAVAVEIQRHDIGRQAGEIVTALLDGDDVSAHAPTFPRKSSLRSNPTVLRRLGLSLDSASRAGSSR; via the coding sequence ATGCTGATAGCCGCTTTAGGACTGTTGGCACTGCTGCCGCTCAGTGTTGAAGCCTATGAAGTACTGATTCTGCAGAGCAGCCGGGCGCCAGCCTACGATGAAGCCCTGAAGGGGATCAGGTCGGTACACCGCTTCACTGAACGGCTACTGGTACTAAGTGACTACATGGATGTTGACCTGCAGCGGATTGCCCGTGAAGACCACCCTCTCTTGATTATCGCCCTGGGAGACAATGCCTATCTCTCTGCGCGTAAAATCAGACAGATTCCGGTGGTGGTCCTGATGGCGCCCAACTATCGCGGCGGCTCAGGGGGGCACCCTGCCCTGACCGGTATTGAGCTGCACCTCCCCCCGGAACGCTATCTGACCGTCTTTAACGCCATGGGGCTGAAACGGGTTGGCATCATCGGCAACCCGGTCAAGAGCGGCCATTACATCCGTTTGATTCAACAATCAGCGCCTCGATACGGTATTGAGCCCATTGTACGCGAGGTCTCGTCCCCGAGGGAGGTCACGGGACAACTCGCTTCGTTACGGGGAGAGATTGACGCACTCTGGCTGCTGCCAGACGACACCGCCGTCACCAGAGAGACCACCGATGCCTACTTCCTGTTCTCCATGCAACAGCAGGTGCCGGTTGTGGCGTTTTCAAGCGCCTATCTGCAATCCGGCGCAGCAGTGGCGGTTGAAATACAGCGGCACGATATCGGGCGCCAGGCCGGTGAAATAGTCACAGCCCTGCTGGATGGCGATGATGTCTCAGCCCATGCACCTACCTTTCCCCGCAAATCGTCACTCAGGAGCAATCCCACGGTACTGCGCAGACTGGGCCTATCGCTGGATAGCGCCTCAAGGGCGGGAAGCAGCCGATGA
- a CDS encoding TonB-dependent receptor plug domain-containing protein: MKTILRHSLKILLPLWLLAAPLAVAAEPDDSIGLLDAWQGETVSASRLPKPVSHTAENVTVVTAAEIQAINAHTLADILATVPGMQLESLRTLGSAAYLHIQGSSFNHILVMVDGVPFNNLGDNFSDIGLIPARIIERVEIVKGAASSSWGQALGGVINVITKAPDRERRSGGSLSSSVGERRTSDSGAELSGSIERFGYYLSGGYSGSKGLLANNHGDYSNAYAKLVCDLPGTGQLSGTFGYSQANRGDFAFAPRDWKEETYPRQLFSTLTLRTALTDQLELELNGRHVTRKIGKEFGLLSTYQPLQIATIDETVSGASGKILWRNPKNLLAIGVEYEHTWLQVNSIIYDPQDAYSSTTDRQKQKADRWGFYLNDTLTVGNFSFSPGVRLDLTGTSGDQFSPSFGITWQLTDTTLLRAYTARGYSLPAFLLDRTSEKVWTSQIGFESTTIPYLWLKGTLFRNDIWDVVSSSSSSNNYERHLKQGFEVEAKTAALLNTSLSAGYDYIDARNTSTHQIVQDIPRHTLLLGLQYDDRQYLKGVLNGRHIWWNAAGYRNGSYQGMIWDLHLTATPFGRKQHAPELFFSIRNIFNGSQYLDEFFKNTGRWVEGGVRISF, encoded by the coding sequence ATGAAAACCATTCTACGCCATAGCCTGAAGATACTGCTGCCCCTCTGGCTGCTCGCGGCACCGCTTGCTGTAGCTGCCGAGCCGGATGACAGCATCGGGCTGCTTGATGCCTGGCAGGGAGAGACCGTCTCTGCCAGCCGCCTGCCCAAGCCGGTTTCCCATACCGCTGAAAACGTCACCGTGGTAACCGCCGCTGAGATCCAGGCCATTAACGCCCATACCCTGGCCGATATCCTTGCCACCGTACCCGGCATGCAGCTTGAGTCCCTCAGGACCCTAGGCAGTGCTGCGTATTTGCATATACAAGGATCTTCCTTCAACCACATTTTGGTGATGGTTGACGGGGTACCGTTCAACAACCTTGGTGACAACTTCAGCGATATCGGCCTGATCCCAGCCCGGATCATTGAACGGGTCGAGATCGTCAAGGGTGCGGCCTCATCATCCTGGGGCCAAGCCCTGGGCGGGGTGATCAATGTTATCACCAAGGCACCTGACCGGGAGAGAAGAAGCGGCGGCAGCCTGTCCAGCTCAGTTGGCGAGCGGCGCACCAGTGACAGCGGTGCCGAACTATCCGGGAGCATTGAACGGTTCGGCTACTACCTCTCTGGGGGCTACAGCGGCTCCAAGGGGCTACTTGCCAACAATCATGGGGATTATAGCAACGCCTATGCCAAGCTTGTGTGCGACCTGCCGGGCACGGGGCAACTATCCGGCACATTCGGCTACAGCCAGGCCAACCGCGGTGACTTTGCCTTTGCTCCACGGGACTGGAAAGAGGAGACATACCCCCGCCAGCTGTTCAGCACCCTTACGCTGAGAACAGCACTAACGGATCAGCTTGAACTGGAGCTTAACGGGCGGCACGTCACCAGGAAAATCGGCAAGGAATTTGGCCTACTCAGCACCTATCAGCCTCTTCAAATCGCCACAATTGACGAGACTGTATCTGGAGCCTCTGGCAAAATCCTCTGGCGAAACCCAAAAAACCTGTTAGCTATTGGCGTAGAATACGAACACACTTGGCTCCAAGTAAATAGCATAATATACGACCCGCAGGATGCTTACAGCAGCACAACAGATAGGCAAAAGCAGAAGGCTGATCGCTGGGGTTTTTACCTGAACGACACCCTGACCGTTGGCAATTTCTCTTTTTCACCTGGCGTGCGGCTTGACCTGACCGGCACCTCCGGTGATCAGTTCAGCCCCTCCTTCGGCATTACCTGGCAGCTGACCGACACCACACTGCTGCGCGCCTACACGGCCCGAGGTTACAGCCTGCCGGCCTTTTTGCTGGATCGCACCTCAGAGAAGGTCTGGACGTCACAAATCGGTTTTGAAAGCACCACCATACCGTATCTCTGGCTGAAAGGTACCCTGTTCCGTAATGACATCTGGGATGTTGTCAGCAGCAGTTCTTCTTCAAACAATTATGAGCGCCACCTCAAGCAGGGCTTTGAGGTGGAGGCAAAGACTGCCGCGCTGCTCAACACATCACTATCAGCAGGCTACGATTATATTGATGCCCGCAACACCTCAACCCACCAGATCGTCCAGGACATCCCGCGGCATACGCTGCTGCTGGGCCTGCAGTACGATGACCGGCAGTACCTCAAGGGGGTGCTGAACGGCCGCCATATCTGGTGGAATGCAGCCGGCTACCGCAACGGCAGCTACCAGGGGATGATCTGGGATCTGCACCTGACCGCCACGCCGTTCGGCCGCAAGCAGCACGCCCCGGAGCTGTTCTTCTCCATCCGCAACATCTTTAACGGATCGCAGTATCTTGACGAGTTTTTCAAGAACACCGGACGCTGGGTTGAAGGCGGCGTGAGGATCTCGTTTTGA
- a CDS encoding DUF86 domain-containing protein: MIRDDMVYHAHIMDALHQIVEYTAGLDYEAFRSTRMVHDAVIRQFEIIGEATKNLSDEFRGQFSSVPWKDLAGFRDKLIHQYFGVDLTLVWRSVIDDVPFLITELQKITG, from the coding sequence ATGATACGGGATGATATGGTCTATCATGCACACATCATGGATGCTTTGCACCAGATTGTGGAATATACAGCCGGTCTGGATTATGAGGCTTTCCGTAGCACCCGCATGGTACATGATGCTGTTATCAGACAGTTTGAGATAATTGGTGAAGCAACCAAGAATCTTTCCGATGAGTTTAGGGGCCAATTCTCGTCTGTCCCCTGGAAAGACCTGGCAGGATTCAGAGACAAGCTTATCCACCAGTATTTTGGTGTAGACCTGACGCTGGTTTGGCGCTCTGTTATTGATGATGTTCCATTTCTGATTACAGAACTGCAAAAGATAACGGGTTAG
- the gptM gene encoding geopeptide radical SAM maturase — MELSIYLKTYSYAHEPGKLLVYSTARGAIVKLDSSVLADARDQKLSDQEQALLAKIGVLVPDRLAEQEQMRTLFEEGNRRSRQFTALVTMNLDCNLACGYCYEDHFRGKRYMTPETADLLVQYVSAQIERGLDVTLDFYGGEALLSLAMMKDIAARVRHKASEAGTQASFNLVSNATLLTREVAQELKELGFVSVRFTIDGPPDVHNLQRPFISGKGSFDRIIENLNQTCDILSVQLGGNYTRDNYRKFPLLLDLLTERGITADRLGSVLFSPVTPKAGEAGLSDFSSGCACPNDPWLIEASLFLRHEILRRGFTAPKPKLVACMVEFDNDLVISYDGSLYKCPAFMGWEDMCIGTLADGTNDYRVSHRLDIWKNDECLNCPYLPLCFGGCRFLRRLRTGGIDGVDCRREYLDAALEQILLQDLTLRKRP; from the coding sequence TTGGAACTTTCAATCTACCTTAAAACCTATTCCTATGCCCATGAGCCCGGAAAGCTGCTGGTCTATTCAACGGCCCGTGGCGCCATTGTGAAACTTGACAGCTCGGTTCTGGCCGATGCCCGGGACCAGAAACTTTCTGATCAGGAACAGGCCCTGTTGGCAAAAATAGGTGTTCTGGTCCCTGACCGGCTGGCTGAACAGGAGCAGATGCGGACCCTGTTTGAGGAAGGCAACCGCCGCAGCAGGCAGTTTACCGCCCTGGTTACCATGAACCTGGACTGCAATCTGGCCTGCGGTTACTGCTATGAGGATCATTTCAGGGGCAAGCGCTATATGACGCCAGAGACGGCCGACCTGCTGGTGCAGTACGTCTCTGCACAGATTGAGCGGGGGCTGGATGTCACGCTGGACTTCTACGGAGGCGAGGCGCTGCTTTCCCTGGCAATGATGAAGGATATTGCTGCTCGTGTGAGGCATAAGGCTTCAGAGGCCGGCACGCAGGCCTCCTTCAATCTGGTCAGTAACGCCACGCTGTTGACCCGTGAGGTGGCGCAGGAGCTCAAGGAGCTGGGCTTTGTCTCGGTCCGCTTTACCATTGACGGGCCACCGGATGTTCATAATCTGCAACGCCCGTTCATAAGCGGTAAAGGCAGCTTTGACCGGATCATTGAAAACCTTAATCAGACCTGTGATATCCTTTCTGTTCAGTTGGGCGGCAACTATACCAGGGATAACTACCGGAAATTCCCGCTGCTGTTGGATCTGCTCACTGAACGGGGGATCACGGCGGACCGGCTTGGATCAGTATTGTTCTCTCCGGTGACACCCAAGGCAGGTGAGGCAGGGTTAAGCGATTTTTCAAGCGGATGTGCCTGTCCCAATGATCCGTGGCTGATTGAGGCCAGTCTTTTTCTGCGCCATGAGATTCTCCGCCGTGGCTTCACTGCCCCTAAACCTAAACTGGTTGCCTGTATGGTTGAGTTCGATAACGACCTTGTCATCAGCTATGATGGTTCGTTGTATAAGTGCCCGGCCTTTATGGGATGGGAGGATATGTGTATCGGAACGCTGGCTGATGGCACAAACGATTACCGGGTGTCCCACAGGTTGGATATCTGGAAAAATGATGAATGTCTGAACTGCCCCTACCTGCCGCTCTGTTTTGGAGGCTGCCGGTTCCTGCGAAGATTACGTACCGGGGGCATTGACGGCGTTGACTGCCGTCGTGAGTATCTGGATGCTGCACTTGAACAGATCCTGCTTCAGGACCTGACCCTGAGAAAACGCCCCTGA